Below is a window of Candidatus Methylomirabilota bacterium DNA.
AGCGACGGCTCGCATCTGACGGCGCCCGCGCCCGACGGCCGGGGCCTCGAATTCGCGGTCCGCGCGGCGATGGACGAGGCGGGCGTCGCGGCGTCGGACGTGGACTTCGTGAGCGCTCACGGGACCGCGACGCCGTTGAACGACCGGGTGGAGACCGAGGTGCTCCGGCGCGTGCTGGGGCCGCGGGCCACGGCGATCCCGATGAACTCGATCAAGGGCGGGCTCGGCCACACGATGGGCGCGGCGGCGACGCTGGAGGCCATCATGTGCCTGCTCGCCTCGCGCGAAGGCGTCGTGCCGCACACGGTCGGCCTCGAGGAGCGCGATCCCAGCTGCGATCTGGACTACGTCGCCGCGGCGCCGCGCGTGGCGCGGCCGCGCGTGAGCCTCAGCACCTCGCTCGGCTTTGGTGGGTGCAACGCCGCGCTCGTGCTGGAAGGGGCGGGCGCGTGAGGGGCGCGGCCGTCACCGGCGTCGGGCTCTTGACCGGGTGGGGCGAGGGCGTCGCCGCGCTCCCCGCCGACGCGCGGGCTTCCGCGGGCGGGCGGCGGATCGTCGCGCTGGCGCGCCCGGCGCTCGCGGGCGAGCGCTTCAGGCGGGCCACGCGCGAGTGCCTGCTCGGTGTCGCGGCGGTCGAGGCGCTGCTCCGCGACGCCGGCCTCGCGCGCGCCGACGTCGGGGGCAGCGACACGGCGCTGGTCTACGTCACCGCGGCCGCGTACGGCGCCTCGAACCTGGAGTTCGTTCGCGCCGGGGGAAAGCCGGGGGCGTTGCACTTCCCGTACACGGCGCCGAGCGCGGTGCCGGGGGAGGTCGCGATCGAGTTCGGGCTCACCGGCGCGTACACGATCCTGATCGGCGGGGCCGCGGCGACGCTCGACGCGCTCCGGCAGGCGACGCGCCTCCTGGCCGGT
It encodes the following:
- a CDS encoding beta-ketoacyl synthase N-terminal-like domain-containing protein, which produces MRGAAVTGVGLLTGWGEGVAALPADARASAGGRRIVALARPALAGERFRRATRECLLGVAAVEALLRDAGLARADVGGSDTALVYVTAAAYGASNLEFVRAGGKPGALHFPYTAPSAVPGEVAIEFGLTGAYTILIGGAAATLDALRQATRLLAGGRCRRALVLAVETFAECEALWTRARWLAGRPLVESAACALLVPADADTPLSPAPGRSALETLARARAGETLACAPLVGLALARAAGPAGAVTLSGEWRGRRAALAIQAH